The Parabacteroides sp. AD58 genome includes a window with the following:
- a CDS encoding alpha-2-macroglobulin family protein, whose amino-acid sequence MNRYLFCLLTLLSYLSLISCSFSDSTKETITFNPYVEAFTSGLVSRYVTPTLVLQEEIPAEMQAEGKWKEHVQLNPKAEGTFVLEEGRIVKFKPAGCLERDTRYTLSVDLAAWKSIPEKKYQHFSTSFHTKALEVKAYLSSLDINPSNSGNYNLTYLVLTSDRELPANVEQLVGPSSDLKGVWQHGSDGKKHVLTLENIVPGSEDVCLSVLPNKWNVAEKTLVCTSVPAKDDFSVFDIQYVRTPERYVEVTFTQALKKDQVLDGLAYIEDNVSKLVSVEGNKLRLYPDQNRNGDLKVVLKKEIQSTSGTLLAKDETREIRENDGCPDVRFMGDGVIIPQSDKLHVPFQAIALKGVVVRVVKIGEQNIGQFLQTNELDGTAELMRLGRLITRQVIFFDEHNYDLTRWNTFALDLKQLIDPEPGAIYRVILSFDESLSAYDCPQLETKTKEQILAENEMAFREELNQFDAGGWYYQESLNTDWNTYKYAERNDPCSPSYYFNRSAGKNILVSNIGLMAMAGTDGKMVVLAHHLQTTEPMSGVQIGAYNYQKELLAEGTTDNDGRVVFDCRKAGGRPYYLLASEGKQRSYLRVNEGSNLSLSSFDVDGEVVQKGIKGFIYGERGVWRPGDTIHVGFMLFDRSKMLPAHHPVKLSLFNPLGQLYQQKVSTQGSDGLYVFHIPTEASVPTGAWNVKVEVGGVSFDKRLRVESIKPNRLKIRLDVPDLLLREQEVSIPLHAEWLQGAKARNLKYDVKGTFVSTGTSFKNYPDYTFDNPTVSFNSEESQLISGTTNGEGDASVRIRLNVGATAPGMLLGSFTTKVYEESGDFSIDAVRLLYSPYQRYVGIHSPQTDRQPLSTDQDHTFQLVSVDYNGTPIAGSELDVSVYKLDWYWWWSADQSTLANFTSSSYYKPVKPEKLTTDETGKASLALSFDEKNWGTYLIQAKDRKSGHTTGVVSYFDWPNVNRERDFSTTDAASILEFKLDKDSYVPGEDIRVTIPSSTRSRAVVSVQTGSTVLLVKEFECEANQTTFTIRATEEMQPNAYLFVSLLQPHGATVNDMPIRMFGVVPFTVISEESHLHPQLTTAKEWKPESMCQVTVSEQKGRAMSYTLAVVDEGLLDLTRFQTPDPWKTFYAREALGVETWDLYNYVLGAYGGRIEQLFSIGGDDALNKGPKAVVNRFAPVVKFIGPFQLKKGKRKTHQIDIPNYNGRVRVMVVATNGASFGHTEQSIMVRKPVMLLGTLPRVVGTNEEIVIPATVFATEDNVGDVTVSLQCSAAVEIVGNTTQTLHFTKKDDKTVSFRIKVKNPVDKIRVTMQAEGKGEISTYAADLAVRTVTTVQRKGWEAVIKPGETWKQPVQLSGMNGSNRLLLDVSSIQPLNLSARLSELTDYPHACLEQLVSKAFPQLYLSDVSEQTADQVMGAEQQVKQIISRLRSYQLPTGSFAYWPGQSNSNAWGSIYALHFLLMAEGKGYAVPATLKLQALADLQKMASGWKPVATGYQQEAEMLTQAYRLYVLALANKADMGAMNRLRAQQQLPVAAQWMLSASYAVVGRSDVAKTLLEKTTENSTSSLVYDETFGSAFRNEAIRLVALCLVKENEEATTLVTRLAKKLASDDWLSTQETAFALVALAGYYQQYPTKTGRMQFTYQYADQQETVRTEKSVWSDRLLEGADSSSSDLVIKNEGETALYVQAESLAEIPQQDVKESQRKLKLSVTYQTTDGRPLDIASLEQGTNFTAQVLIQNPTALPLRNLVLTEIFPSGWEILNTRFMPTVVSSADSNVSYQDIRDDRVCSYVDYLAPGSHVLVRVNLCAVYPGKFYLPPVSCEAMYDRQIAANTASGMVEVK is encoded by the coding sequence ATGAATCGATATTTGTTTTGTCTGCTTACTTTGTTAAGCTATCTGAGTCTGATAAGTTGTTCTTTTTCCGATTCAACAAAGGAAACAATAACTTTTAACCCGTATGTGGAGGCGTTTACTTCCGGCTTGGTGTCACGGTATGTGACACCAACATTGGTTCTGCAGGAGGAAATTCCGGCAGAGATGCAAGCCGAGGGCAAATGGAAAGAACATGTACAGCTGAATCCTAAGGCTGAAGGCACGTTTGTACTGGAAGAAGGGCGGATTGTGAAGTTCAAACCCGCCGGCTGTCTGGAACGAGATACACGTTATACGTTGTCTGTCGATCTTGCGGCTTGGAAATCGATTCCGGAAAAGAAGTATCAGCATTTCTCCACTTCGTTTCATACAAAAGCCCTTGAGGTAAAGGCTTATCTTTCCTCTTTAGACATAAATCCTTCGAATAGCGGGAATTATAATCTGACTTACCTTGTCCTGACTTCCGATCGAGAATTGCCTGCTAACGTAGAACAATTAGTCGGTCCATCATCCGACCTGAAAGGTGTCTGGCAGCATGGATCAGACGGGAAGAAGCATGTTTTGACGCTTGAGAACATTGTGCCGGGAAGTGAAGATGTCTGCCTTTCCGTGTTGCCCAACAAATGGAATGTTGCAGAAAAAACGTTGGTTTGTACGTCTGTCCCGGCTAAAGATGACTTCTCGGTGTTTGATATCCAGTATGTCCGGACTCCGGAACGATATGTGGAAGTGACTTTTACACAGGCGTTGAAGAAAGATCAGGTATTAGATGGTCTGGCTTATATCGAAGACAACGTTTCCAAACTGGTATCGGTAGAAGGAAATAAGTTGCGTTTATATCCGGATCAGAATCGGAACGGAGACTTAAAGGTTGTCTTAAAGAAAGAGATTCAAAGTACATCAGGTACTTTACTGGCGAAAGATGAGACAAGGGAAATCCGGGAAAACGACGGATGTCCGGATGTCCGGTTCATGGGTGATGGCGTGATCATTCCGCAGTCCGACAAGTTGCATGTTCCTTTCCAGGCAATAGCGCTGAAAGGGGTAGTTGTTAGAGTGGTGAAAATCGGAGAACAGAATATCGGACAATTTCTCCAGACGAATGAACTGGATGGCACGGCTGAACTGATGCGTTTGGGCCGGCTGATTACCCGTCAGGTCATCTTCTTCGACGAGCATAATTACGATCTGACGCGTTGGAACACATTTGCCCTTGATCTGAAGCAACTCATTGATCCGGAACCGGGAGCTATCTATCGGGTTATTTTATCGTTCGATGAAAGTCTTTCAGCGTATGATTGTCCTCAGTTGGAAACCAAGACGAAAGAACAGATTCTGGCTGAAAACGAGATGGCTTTTCGGGAAGAGTTGAATCAGTTTGATGCCGGTGGCTGGTATTATCAGGAAAGTCTGAATACAGATTGGAATACGTATAAGTATGCCGAGCGGAATGATCCGTGTTCTCCTTCCTATTATTTCAATCGTTCTGCCGGAAAGAATATATTGGTCTCTAACATCGGACTGATGGCGATGGCTGGAACTGACGGAAAGATGGTTGTGCTGGCACATCATCTGCAAACAACGGAACCGATGAGTGGTGTGCAGATCGGAGCCTATAACTATCAGAAAGAATTATTGGCTGAAGGGACTACGGATAATGACGGACGTGTGGTCTTTGATTGCCGAAAAGCCGGTGGACGTCCTTACTATCTGTTGGCTTCAGAAGGTAAACAGCGCTCCTATCTAAGAGTGAATGAAGGTTCTAATCTCTCTTTGAGCTCATTTGATGTGGATGGAGAAGTTGTACAGAAAGGAATCAAAGGTTTCATTTATGGAGAAAGAGGTGTTTGGCGTCCGGGCGATACCATTCATGTCGGATTCATGTTGTTCGACCGAAGCAAGATGTTACCGGCCCATCATCCGGTGAAGCTATCGTTATTTAATCCGCTGGGGCAACTGTATCAGCAGAAAGTCAGTACACAAGGAAGTGACGGGTTGTATGTTTTCCATATTCCGACTGAAGCATCGGTTCCAACGGGCGCCTGGAATGTAAAAGTTGAAGTAGGAGGCGTGTCGTTTGATAAGCGACTTCGGGTGGAAAGCATCAAACCGAATCGCCTGAAAATCCGGTTGGATGTTCCGGATTTATTGCTTCGGGAACAGGAGGTTTCTATTCCGTTGCATGCCGAATGGTTACAAGGGGCAAAAGCACGTAACTTGAAATATGATGTGAAAGGGACATTCGTTTCTACCGGAACTTCATTCAAGAATTATCCGGATTATACGTTTGATAATCCGACGGTGTCATTTAATAGTGAAGAAAGTCAGCTGATTTCCGGAACTACAAATGGTGAAGGTGATGCTTCTGTGAGGATTCGGCTGAATGTGGGTGCAACAGCACCCGGAATGTTGTTGGGTAGTTTTACGACGAAAGTTTATGAAGAATCCGGCGATTTCAGTATCGATGCGGTTCGTTTGTTGTATTCTCCTTATCAGCGTTATGTCGGTATTCATTCTCCACAGACGGACCGGCAACCGTTAAGTACGGATCAGGATCATACCTTCCAGCTCGTATCTGTCGATTATAACGGTACGCCGATAGCTGGATCAGAATTGGATGTTTCCGTCTATAAATTGGATTGGTATTGGTGGTGGAGTGCCGACCAGAGTACATTGGCCAATTTTACCTCGAGCAGTTATTATAAACCGGTGAAACCGGAAAAGCTGACTACCGATGAAACCGGAAAAGCTTCCTTAGCCCTTTCGTTCGATGAGAAGAATTGGGGAACTTATCTCATCCAGGCAAAAGATCGGAAGAGCGGACATACAACTGGAGTGGTTAGTTATTTCGACTGGCCTAATGTGAATAGGGAGCGAGATTTTTCGACTACAGATGCGGCTTCCATATTGGAATTCAAGTTAGACAAGGACAGTTATGTTCCAGGTGAGGATATTCGGGTTACGATTCCTTCTTCTACCAGGAGCCGTGCTGTTGTCAGTGTACAGACCGGTTCAACCGTATTGCTGGTAAAAGAGTTTGAGTGTGAAGCGAATCAGACGACTTTTACCATTCGGGCAACTGAAGAGATGCAGCCGAATGCTTATCTGTTCGTTTCATTGTTACAACCGCATGGTGCAACGGTGAATGATATGCCTATCCGGATGTTCGGTGTCGTTCCGTTTACCGTAATTTCAGAAGAGAGTCATTTGCATCCTCAGCTGACAACGGCTAAAGAATGGAAACCGGAGAGTATGTGCCAGGTGACAGTCTCGGAACAGAAAGGCCGGGCGATGTCATATACCTTAGCAGTTGTAGATGAAGGTTTGTTGGATTTGACCCGTTTCCAGACGCCCGATCCGTGGAAGACTTTCTATGCTCGCGAAGCTTTAGGTGTAGAGACCTGGGATTTGTATAATTATGTTCTGGGTGCTTATGGCGGACGAATCGAACAATTGTTCAGTATTGGTGGTGATGATGCCTTGAACAAGGGACCGAAAGCTGTCGTGAACCGCTTTGCTCCGGTTGTTAAGTTCATAGGTCCATTCCAATTGAAGAAAGGCAAACGGAAAACGCATCAGATTGATATTCCTAATTACAATGGTCGTGTTCGGGTGATGGTGGTTGCTACGAACGGTGCCTCATTTGGTCATACGGAACAAAGTATCATGGTCCGTAAGCCGGTTATGTTATTAGGTACGTTACCACGGGTTGTGGGAACGAATGAAGAAATCGTCATTCCGGCTACGGTTTTTGCTACGGAAGATAACGTCGGAGACGTAACGGTATCACTGCAATGTTCTGCTGCTGTCGAAATAGTGGGTAATACCACGCAAACGCTTCATTTCACGAAGAAAGATGACAAAACGGTTTCTTTCCGGATCAAAGTGAAGAATCCGGTAGACAAGATCCGGGTTACCATGCAGGCGGAAGGGAAAGGCGAAATATCAACTTATGCTGCTGATTTAGCGGTACGGACGGTTACTACGGTACAAAGAAAAGGCTGGGAGGCCGTTATTAAGCCGGGTGAAACCTGGAAGCAGCCGGTTCAGCTAAGCGGAATGAATGGAAGCAACCGCCTGTTGTTGGATGTCTCGTCTATTCAGCCTCTCAATTTATCTGCCCGGTTAAGCGAGCTGACAGACTATCCGCATGCTTGTCTGGAACAACTGGTTTCAAAAGCGTTCCCGCAGTTGTATCTGTCGGATGTATCGGAACAGACAGCCGATCAGGTAATGGGAGCCGAACAGCAGGTGAAACAAATCATCAGCCGCTTGCGCTCGTATCAGTTGCCGACGGGCTCCTTTGCTTATTGGCCCGGACAGAGCAACTCGAATGCATGGGGAAGTATTTATGCCCTGCATTTCCTGTTGATGGCTGAAGGAAAAGGATATGCAGTTCCGGCTACCTTGAAGCTGCAGGCTTTGGCTGATTTGCAGAAGATGGCGTCGGGATGGAAACCGGTCGCAACGGGTTATCAGCAGGAAGCCGAGATGTTGACACAGGCTTATCGGCTGTATGTCTTGGCCTTGGCGAATAAAGCAGATATGGGAGCCATGAACCGCCTTCGTGCGCAGCAGCAATTGCCTGTCGCAGCTCAGTGGATGTTGTCGGCTTCGTATGCTGTGGTCGGACGCTCTGACGTAGCCAAGACCTTGTTGGAGAAGACAACTGAGAATTCGACATCTTCGCTGGTATATGATGAGACGTTTGGTTCGGCCTTCCGGAATGAAGCCATACGGCTGGTCGCTCTTTGCCTGGTGAAAGAGAATGAGGAAGCGACTACGCTGGTTACTCGTCTGGCCAAGAAACTTGCTTCGGATGATTGGCTGAGTACGCAGGAGACGGCTTTTGCTTTGGTGGCATTGGCGGGCTATTATCAGCAGTATCCTACGAAGACCGGAAGAATGCAGTTCACTTATCAGTATGCAGACCAGCAGGAAACGGTTCGGACAGAGAAGTCTGTCTGGTCAGACCGGTTGTTGGAGGGGGCGGATTCTTCTTCCTCCGATCTTGTGATCAAGAACGAAGGGGAAACGGCCTTGTATGTCCAGGCAGAATCGTTGGCCGAGATTCCGCAGCAGGATGTGAAAGAGTCGCAGCGTAAACTGAAGCTGTCTGTCACGTATCAGACAACCGATGGCCGGCCTTTGGATATCGCTTCCTTGGAACAGGGAACGAATTTCACTGCGCAGGTACTGATCCAGAACCCGACGGCTTTGCCTTTGCGGAATCTGGTATTGACAGAAATCTTCCCGTCGGGTTGGGAAATCCTGAATACACGCTTTATGCCGACGGTTGTTTCTTCAGCAGACAGCAATGTCAGTTATCAGGATATTCGTGATGATCGGGTATGCAGCTATGTCGATTATCTGGCTCCGGGCAGTCATGTGCTGGTTCGCGTGAACCTTTGTGCTGTATATCCGGGTAAATTCTATCTGCCGCCAGTGAGTTGCGAGGCGATGTACGACCGGCAGATTGCAGCGAATACGGCAAGTGGCATGGTGGAAGTGAAATAA
- a CDS encoding ester cyclase → MTKVMTMPSVTDANKQVMEQFIRFINTGDKSIGEAIISPDVIFYAPTSPEPLHGFNGYIAVLDMMRGAMPDVQWKAEEFIAEGDKVMIRFTMSGTQTQPFMGIPATGKAVKVTAMNIYQLKDGKIIREHGLPDIFTMLQQLGAIPAPAPQQ, encoded by the coding sequence ATGACAAAAGTAATGACTATGCCATCAGTAACCGACGCGAACAAACAGGTAATGGAACAGTTTATTCGCTTCATCAATACGGGCGACAAGAGTATCGGAGAAGCCATCATCTCGCCCGACGTAATATTTTATGCTCCGACTTCTCCTGAGCCCCTGCACGGATTCAATGGCTATATTGCCGTTCTCGACATGATGCGTGGAGCCATGCCGGATGTACAATGGAAAGCGGAGGAATTCATTGCGGAAGGAGACAAGGTGATGATCCGTTTTACGATGAGCGGGACACAAACACAACCTTTCATGGGAATACCGGCAACAGGAAAGGCTGTCAAAGTAACAGCAATGAATATTTATCAGCTGAAAGACGGCAAGATTATTCGGGAACACGGGTTGCCCGACATCTTCACGATGTTGCAACAGCTCGGTGCCATTCCGGCTCCCGCTCCTCAACAATAA
- a CDS encoding winged helix-turn-helix transcriptional regulator, which produces MLRKEERNSIIEICPVRNVIARFGNKWALLVVLVLSEHEKVRFSELCRLIPDISSRVLSGTLKTLEADGLVSRTTYPVVPPKVEYQLTEMGRTLVPLIVQLTEWAQTNMKKIVAHRKEFEAEDEG; this is translated from the coding sequence ATGCTAAGAAAGGAAGAGAGAAACTCAATCATTGAAATATGCCCGGTTCGTAATGTGATCGCACGTTTTGGCAATAAATGGGCCTTATTGGTAGTGTTGGTTTTAAGCGAACACGAAAAGGTTCGTTTTAGCGAATTATGCCGGTTGATACCGGATATTTCGTCACGTGTTTTGTCGGGTACATTAAAGACACTGGAAGCAGACGGTCTTGTTTCACGTACAACTTATCCTGTTGTTCCTCCGAAAGTCGAATACCAACTGACGGAAATGGGGCGCACGCTGGTTCCTCTTATTGTTCAGCTAACGGAGTGGGCACAGACCAATATGAAAAAGATAGTAGCACACCGGAAAGAGTTCGAAGCGGAAGATGAAGGATAA
- a CDS encoding TonB-dependent receptor has translation MQRIFLVWFSLCCILFAARAEHEGVNLNPSDANIFGHVVDKKSGEHISYVNIFLEGTTIGTVTDATGHYSLTNLPEGEFQLVLKSIGYQTVKKKVVLKKGKTLEVNFEAEEDAVSLDGVVVSANRNETTRRMAPSLVNVLDSKVFESSNAVSLAEGLNFQPGVRVENNCQNCGFQQVRINGLDGPYTQILVDSRPIFSALTGVYGLEQIPANMIERVEVMRGGGSALFGSSAIAGTINIITKEPLRNSAQVSHSLTMVGGSSADNNTTVNASLVTDDQKAGIYIFGQSRIRDPYDHDGDGYSELGKIRAKTIGFRSYLKTSNYSKLTLEYHGIHEFRRGGNSFNKPPHEADIAEQTDHDINGGGLKYDLFSKDYKHRFGAYASAQHTKRESYYGAGKDPNAYGSTTDMTAIVGSQYSYSFDRCLFMPAELTTGLEYNFDNLHDLMLGHDREVKQTTHIESVFLQNEWKNKRWSFLIGGRLDKHNLINHVIFSPRANVRYNPTDNINIRLAYSSGFRAPQAFDEDLHIEAVGGTVSKIELSDNLKEERSNSLSASVDYYHRFGPVQVNFLVEGFYTDLKDVFDLKKTGLDEHGDIVMVRYNASGARVMGLNLEGKMAYSWMQIQAGATWQRSRYKEAMQWSDDVTPQKKMYRTPDLYGYLTSTFTPVKRLSLALTGTYTGSMLVQHNLREGYNIPDKDVTTPDFFDLNLKVGYDIPLFKTVTLQVNAGVKNIFNAYQNDFDQGEKRDAGYIYGPGMPRSYFVGCKISY, from the coding sequence ATGCAAAGAATATTTTTAGTATGGTTCAGCCTGTGCTGTATCCTGTTTGCTGCCAGAGCTGAACACGAGGGAGTGAATTTGAATCCGTCTGATGCCAATATCTTCGGACATGTTGTAGATAAAAAATCAGGAGAGCATATCTCTTATGTGAATATTTTCCTGGAAGGAACAACGATCGGAACGGTTACCGATGCTACCGGTCATTACTCGTTGACCAATCTGCCGGAAGGAGAATTTCAGCTGGTGCTGAAATCGATCGGGTATCAGACGGTCAAGAAAAAGGTGGTCCTCAAGAAGGGGAAAACCTTGGAGGTAAATTTTGAGGCAGAGGAAGATGCCGTTTCCCTAGATGGCGTCGTCGTGTCGGCCAACCGCAATGAGACAACACGCCGGATGGCTCCGTCGCTGGTGAATGTCTTGGATTCGAAAGTGTTTGAATCGTCCAACGCGGTGTCGTTGGCCGAAGGACTGAATTTCCAGCCGGGAGTGCGGGTGGAAAACAACTGTCAGAACTGCGGCTTCCAGCAGGTGCGTATCAACGGACTGGACGGACCGTATACGCAGATATTGGTAGACAGCCGTCCTATCTTCAGCGCATTAACCGGCGTGTATGGATTGGAACAGATTCCGGCCAATATGATCGAACGGGTGGAAGTGATGCGCGGTGGCGGCTCGGCCCTGTTCGGCTCGTCGGCCATTGCGGGAACCATCAATATTATTACCAAAGAGCCTTTACGTAATTCGGCCCAGGTGTCTCATTCGCTGACCATGGTTGGTGGAAGCAGTGCCGACAATAACACCACGGTGAATGCCTCGTTGGTAACCGACGATCAGAAAGCTGGTATTTATATCTTCGGTCAGAGCCGTATCCGTGATCCGTATGACCATGACGGCGACGGTTATTCGGAATTGGGAAAAATCCGTGCGAAGACCATCGGTTTCCGTTCGTACCTGAAGACAAGTAATTATTCGAAACTGACGTTGGAGTATCATGGTATCCATGAATTCCGCCGGGGCGGAAACTCGTTCAACAAGCCTCCTCACGAAGCGGATATTGCCGAGCAGACCGATCATGACATCAACGGTGGCGGATTGAAGTATGATTTGTTCTCGAAAGATTATAAGCATCGTTTCGGTGCCTATGCGTCGGCACAGCATACCAAGCGCGAGAGTTATTATGGAGCCGGAAAAGACCCGAATGCTTATGGCTCGACCACGGATATGACGGCTATCGTCGGCTCGCAATATAGCTATTCGTTCGACCGCTGCCTGTTCATGCCGGCCGAACTGACTACTGGATTGGAGTATAACTTCGACAATCTGCACGACTTGATGCTCGGTCACGACCGCGAGGTGAAGCAGACGACACATATCGAGAGTGTGTTCTTGCAGAATGAATGGAAGAACAAACGGTGGAGCTTCCTGATCGGTGGCCGTCTGGATAAGCACAACCTGATCAATCATGTCATCTTCAGTCCGCGGGCGAATGTGCGTTATAACCCGACCGACAATATCAATATCCGCCTGGCTTACTCAAGCGGTTTCCGGGCTCCGCAGGCATTCGATGAAGATTTGCATATCGAGGCGGTGGGCGGTACGGTTTCGAAGATTGAACTGTCCGACAATTTGAAGGAAGAGCGTTCCAACAGCCTGAGTGCGTCGGTCGATTACTACCATCGCTTCGGTCCGGTGCAGGTGAACTTCCTGGTGGAAGGATTCTATACCGACTTGAAGGATGTGTTTGATCTGAAGAAGACGGGCCTCGACGAGCATGGCGATATCGTGATGGTGCGTTATAATGCTTCCGGCGCACGGGTGATGGGATTGAACCTGGAAGGAAAGATGGCCTACTCGTGGATGCAGATTCAGGCAGGAGCTACCTGGCAGCGGAGCCGTTATAAGGAAGCCATGCAGTGGAGCGACGATGTGACTCCGCAGAAAAAGATGTACCGCACACCCGATTTGTATGGTTACCTGACATCCACCTTTACGCCGGTGAAGCGTCTGTCGCTTGCCCTGACGGGAACGTATACGGGCAGCATGCTGGTGCAGCATAATTTGCGGGAAGGATACAATATCCCGGATAAGGATGTGACGACGCCCGATTTCTTCGACCTGAACCTGAAGGTGGGCTATGATATTCCGTTGTTTAAGACCGTAACCCTGCAGGTGAATGCCGGCGTGAAGAATATCTTCAATGCCTATCAGAATGATTTCGACCAGGGCGAGAAACGCGATGCGGGTTATATATATGGTCCCGGCATGCCGCGGAGTTATTTCGTAGGCTGTAAGATTTCTTATTGA